The DNA sequence GGGGGATCGAGGATCCCGGCGATCCCGAGGATGTCGGGGATGCGGTTCCTGCTTTTCCCGGGATTCCGGGATTCTCGGAGCTGGCGGATCCCCGTGCTCCTGGGAATGCCGGGGCTGTGGGTTTTGCGGCTCCCGGTGTTGCCGGGTAAGTCCGGGATGGGGATCACGGGGATCCTTCATCTCCCGGGATTCGGCGATCCTGGGGATGAGGGATCCCGGCGTTCCTGGGGCCGGGGGTCCCGGGATTTGGGagtcccggtgctcccggtATTGTCGGGACTGCCGGGATTGTCTGGGGCGGGGTACGGGGCTCCATCCCGGGATTTGGGACTCCATCCCGGGATCGGAGGTCCTGGGGGACCCGGGGCTGAAGGATCCAGGTGCTCCTTCCCTGCGTTCCAGGGAATTTGAGGATCCCGGGACTGGAGCATCCCGGGGCTCCTGGGATCGTTGGAATCTCGGgattcctggggctgggaggtcGCCGGGATCCCGGTGTTGGGGATGTCGGGGCTCTCGGAATTTGGGTCTCCTGGAACTTGGGACTCCCGGTCTTGGGAACGTCGGGAATCCCGGGATTTGTGTCTCCCGGCACCGGGAAAACCGGGCACTCCCGGGAATGGGGATTCCTCGGACTCTCGGAGTTCAGGGAGCTCAGAATTTTGGGCTCCGGGAATTCGGGTCTCGTGAGCTCGGGGATCGCGGGAATCACGGGATCTGAGGCTCCCAGAATTCGGTAATTTTGGGGCTGTTGGGAAATGGGACTCTTGGGCTCGGGAATTGCGAGAATGTGGGGATTTGGGGCTCCCAAGGGATTTTGGTGCTGTCGGAGTTCGGGACTCCCGGGCATGGGGATGGTGGGAATCCCGGGATCTGGGGCTCAGTTTTTGTGCAAACTTCGCATTCCCGGCTTTGGGGTCTCCGAGCAATTCTGGGCTCGCAAAATTCGGGGTTCCCGCGGCGCTTTTTGGGGCCGCNNNNNNNNNNNNNNNNNNNNNNNNNNNNNNNNNNNNNNNNNNNNNNNNNNNNNNNNNNNNNNNNNNNNNNNNNNNNNNNNNNNNNNNNNNNNNNNNNNNNNNNNNNNNNNNNNNNNNNNNNNNNNNNNNNNNNNNNNNNNNNNNNNNNNNNNNNNNNNNNNNNNNNNNNNNNNNNNNNNNNNNNNNNNNNNNNNNNNNNNNNNNNNNNNNNNNNNNNNNNNNNNNNNNNNNNNNNNNNNNNNNNNNNNNNNNNNNNNNNNNNNNNNNNNNNNNNNNNNNNNNNNNNNNNNNNNNNNNNNNNNNNNNNNNNNNNNNNNNNNNNNNNNNNNNNNNNNNNNNNNNNNNNNNNNNNNNNNNNNNNNNNNNNNNNNNNNNNNNNNNNNNNNNNNNNNNNNNNNNNNNNNNNNNNNNNNNNNNNNNNNNNNNNNNNNNNNNNNNNNNNNNNNNNNNNNNNNNNNNNNNNNNNNNNNNNNNNNNNNNNNNNNNNNNNNNNNNNNNNNNNNNNNNNNNNNNNNNNNNNNNNNNNNNNNNNNNNNNNNNNNNNNNNNNNNNNNNNNNNNNNNNNNNNNNNNNNNNNNNNNNNNNNNNNNNNNNNNNNNNNNNNNNNNNNNNNNNNNNNNNNNNNNNNNNNNNNNNNNNNNNNNNNNNNNNNNNNNNNNNNNNNNNNNNNNNNNNNNNNNNNNNNNNNNNNNNNNNNNNNNNNNNNNNNNNNNNNNNNNNNNNNNNNNNNNNNNNNNNNNNNNNNNNNNNNNNNNNNNNNNNNNNNNNNNNNNNNNNNNNNNNNNNNNNNNNNNNNNNNNNNNNNNNNNNNNNNNNNNNNcggggggcggcggggctcGCACTCAGCCCCACTCGCACCCACGGGCGCGCTCGGGGCTCCGCTCCCACGAGAGGGTCCCGCTCGCGGTGTCGCGGCGGGGTCACCCCCGGCGGGGACACGGCGCGGGGGACACGCGCTCACCCACGCGGCGTGACCCGCTCAGAGCCGCTCCCACGGGCCGTGACACGCTGCCACCGCCGCGGCCACGCCGCCGCTGTCACACTCGCGGTCGCACCCGCGCGGACACGCCGCCGCTCTCCGTGACACTCTCCCACGGCCACGCTGCCACTCTCTCCGTGTCCCCACTGCCACCAGCGCCCTCGGGGACGGGACACGCTCCCGCTGCCACCCGCGCTGCCGCGGCCGCTCTGCCACGTTCTGGCCGCGCTGCCGCTCGCCGGGACGGTCCCCACGCGGCGGGAGGGTCCCCACGCGGTGGGACACGCTcccactctctctctctctctctctctctctctctctctctctctctctctcacgCCCCCCCTCACACTTTGTCCCCTCCCCGCCGCGTCCCCCGTCACAGCCGCGTCCCCGGCACCACCCGCGTGGGGCGTGTGTGGGGGACACTCGCGTGGGAGCGGCCGGGCCGAGTGTCCGCGTGTCCGGGTGTCCCCGCGTGACGCCCGGCGCGCCGCCCGCCCCCTTTATACCCCGCGGGAGCccgagccgccgccgccgccgatGACACATCCTGAGTCACGGCTTTTCCATTCAGCAACGGCCCGGGGGGAGCGAAACCCCCCACAGCGGCCCCCGGACACGCGCGacccccccgggaccccccccCGGGCAGCGAGGGACCCCCGCGCACCGGCTGAGGCGACGCGGAATGgaggggggacacggggggggCAGCAGCGGCCGGAGCGGTGATGCGGGCTCGGGACCTGAGAGGGGCACCGGGGGCGCACCTGGAGCGGGGGGGCCGGGGCTGCACCTGGAGCGGCCCCGAACCTGCGCTGGGGGTTACCGGGGCAGGCCCGAACCCGGTACCGGCAGCGAGGGGCACCGGGATCCATCCCGAACCTGGAGCAGGGCGCACCTGGACGGGTCCCGCACCTGGAGCGGGGGTACCGGGAATGGTCCCGCACCTGGACCGGGACGTCCCGGGACCGGTCGCGAGCGGGAACCGGCCACTCACTGGGATCCGCGCGGTACCGACACCGACCCCACACGGGGCTGGCTCCAGAACCGGCACCGGTACGGCGGTGGCCGGCCCAAGCGGGGGTCCCGGACCCAGCCGCGGACCCGTCTGGACCCGCGTCGCTCCCTGCACGGGGGAGGATCCTGCGGTCCCACACCTGAATCGGTGCCACACCTGGATCAGGTTGGACCGGACCGGGCCAGCACCGGGGGGGATCCCGATCCCGCACGGGGGCGGCTCCTGCCGGGNNNNNNNNNNNNNNNNNNNNNNNNNNNNNNNNNNNNNNNNNNNNNNNNNNNNNNNNNNNNNNNNNNNNNNNNNNNNNNNNNNNNNNNNNNNNNNNNNNNNNNNNNNNNNNNNNNNNNNNNNNNNNNNNNNNNNNNNNNNNNNNNNNNNNNNNNNNNNNNNNNNNNNNNNNNNNNNNNNNNNNNNNNNNNNNNNNNNNNNNNNNNNNNNNNNNNNNNNNNNNNNNNNNNNNNNNNNNNNNNNNNNNNNNNNNNNNNNNNNNNNNNNNNNNNNNNNNNNNNNNNNNNNNNNNNNNNNNNNNNNNNNNNNNNNNNNNNNNNNNNNNNNNNNNNNNNNNNNNNNNNNNNNNNNNNNNNNNNNNNNNNNNNNNNNNNNNNNNNNNNNNNNNNNNNNNNNNNNNNNNNNNNNNNNNNNNNNNNNNNNNNNNNNNNNNNNNNNNNNNNNNNNNNNNNNNNNNNNNNNNNNNNNNNNNNNNNNNNNNNNNNNNNNNNNNNNNNNNNNNNNNNNNNNNNNNNNNNNNNNNNNNNNNNNNNNNNNNNNNNNNNNNNNNNNNNNNNNNNNNNNNNNNNNNNNNNNNNNNNNNNNNNNNNNNNNNNNNNNNNNNNNNNNNNNNNNNNNNNNNNNNNNNNNNNNNNNNNNNNNNNNNNNNNNNNNNNNNNNNNNNNNNNNNNNNNNNNNNNNNNNNNNNNNNNNNNNNNNNNNNNNNNNNNNNNNNNNNNNNNNNNNNNNNNNNNNNNNNNNNNNNNNNNNNNNNNNNNNNNNNNNNNNNNNNNNNNNNNNNNNNNNNNNNNNNNNNNNNNNNNNNNNNNNNNNNNNNNNNNNNNNNNNNNNNNNNNNNNNNNNNNNNNNNNNNNNNNNNNNNNNNNNNNNNNNNNNNNNNNNNNNNNNNNNNNNNNNNNGGTGCGGGGTGACACGGCTGAGGGGGGTGACACCGGCGCTGTCGCCGTCGCCGTCGTGTCCTGACGAGGGTGCACAAGGTGCCACCGTCCCCGTCACCACCGCGTCCCGCCACACGCGGACAAGGCGGCGCTGTCACCGCAATGTCGCCGACATTGGTTTCGGGGCTTCCACAGGGAATTTGGGGGGTTCTCGGTGGGGTTTGGGACGGCTTGGGATCCAGGGGGGACTTGGGGAGAATTCTGCGGGTCCCGAGGGGATGTTTGGCTTTGGGGTTATGGGGGAGTTTTAGGGCcggtttgggtttttctggggGGGTTGAAGTTAATTTTGGGACTCACGGAGAGGGGTTTAGGGCCGGTTTTGGGGTTATGGGGAGTTTTGGGAGTTTTGGGGGCAGTTTGGGGATTTAGGGGGGGATTTCGGGCTATTTTGCGGCTCCAGGGGATGGTTTTGGGCTTCTGAGGGAGTTTTAGCGACGACTTGTGGTGGTTTGGGGGGGGGTGAGGTGGATTTTGGGGCTCCAGGGCTCGTTGTGGGGCcgattttggggtttgggggggcTTTAGGACCGCGGGGGAGCCGCTGGGGAGGGGGCGCGGCTAAGATTGGGGGCGTGGCCATAGAGGAGGCGTGGCCCGAGGTTTTAAGGCGCGGTTTATTTAGATCTTCCTCTGGGGCGTGGCCAAACAGACGCGCGCTCTGATTGGCTGATTCTCTTCCCTCCCGAAACCTTCCCGCCCCGTTCCTCTTCCCATTCCGTTGCTATGATTGGCTTTCCCCCGGCGAGGCGGGAAAATCTCGGCCAATCAGTGTGCCGGGTTGGGCAGAGGGGGCGGGGCTTTGCTCTGGGGGAGTTGGATTTGGGGGGGGTCGTGAGGGGCCGCGGTCACCCCGAGGGGACACTGTGGGGTCTGGGGTCTCTGAGGGGTTCTGGGGTCACCCCGAGGGGACACGGTGGGGTCTGGGGTCTCTGAGGGGTTCAGGGGTCGCCCTGAGGGATCTGCGAGGGGTCTGGGGTCTCTTTGGAGAGCTTGGGGTCACCCTGAGGGGACACGGTGGGCTCTGGGGTCTCTTTGGGGGTTCAGGAGGCACTCTGAGGGGAGATGAAAAGGTCTGGGGTCTCTTTGGGGGACTGGGGAGGGGTCTGGAGTCATCCTGAAGGGTCTAGGGTCACTCTGGAGGGGTCTGGGGTCACCCCGAGTGGCCATGAAGGGCTCTGGGGTCTCTATTGTGGCCCTGGGATCCCTTTGGGGGGTTCTGAGCACCCCTTGGGTGGGTCTGGGGTCACCTTTGGGGGGACCCCAGCCCCCCCACCCTCCATCCTGTCCCCCCTCGCCCCCTCCCGGGCCCAGGTGAGTCCCGGGGGTCCCAGGCCCCCCAGTTTcgaaggggagggagggactccccttcccctcccccccGATCCCGGTGACTCCAGCCCGTCCCCTCCCCCCGCCCTTCCCGGCCCCCCCACCCCGATTTCCTGGCCCGGCTCGGCCCTTCCTGCCCCCCCCCGGGAAACCGGGAATTCTCCGGGAATTCGGGAATTCGGCACTGCAGAGGCCGCGGGGAGCCGGGACCGGGGTAAGGGGCGGCTTTTTGGGGGGCCTGGGGGGAGTTTGAGGGGtcctggggagggaaaggggggggggggggggcggaaagggtgggaaaagaagggaaaagggtgggaaaaggggGGTTTTGGTGGAAAAAGGAGGGTTGGAGGAGCCCGGGTGGAGTCTGAGGGATCCTGGGCTTTAAAAAgggggtttggggggaaaaaggtgTCGGAAAGGGGGACTTTGGGTGGAGTTTGAGGAGtcctggagggaaaaaaatagtagaaaaaGAGGTTTCTGTGAGTGTAAAAGATTTGTTGGTTCGAGGGGTGTTGTTGTAATGTGGGGTCTCAAGAGGCTACCCCAAAATCCCCTTTTTTCGCCCCATTTCCCAGACGATGCTTCCCGAGGAGCGCAAGGAGGGCTCGCCCCGTTTTGGGAAGCTCCATTTCCCCGTGGGGCTCTGGATCAACTCCCCCAAAAAACGCCTGGCCAAGATGAGCCGCCGCTGGCCCAGTGCCGGCTCTGTCCGGTGTGACCCCAAAACTCAATCCCCAAAAAATCCTCCCTCGGAGCCCCAAATCCCCTCCCCAGATCCACCTCTTAggagtttttccttctcttttcccccttttttcctccGATTCCCCCCCAACCCTCTCCCCGCTCACATCTACCTCTTTGGGGTCCCcccctgctttttttcccctccttaaTCCCATTTCCCCTCCATTTTTGCCCCTAAATCCCATTTTCCCGCCCCAGGTCCACCTCCTCGGACACCCCCAGCCGCGCCAGCGACCCCTCGGACCCTCGTCCCGCTGCGGCCGCGCCCCctcccaaacccaaacccccCCGGCACAAGCGGCTGTCGCATCTCTTCCACCGCGCCAGCgccaccagtgccaccagtgccaccagcgCCAGCAGCGCGGCGCCCCAGGGCGGCCGCTGGGCCAGCGAGAAGAAGCTGGCCGAGCTGCACGACCCCTCGGGGGACCTTCTGGGGTCCGGGGGCGGCGCGGCCCCGAGCCCTCAGCAGCCCCCGTGCATCCTGAAGATCTTCGGGGGGGCGATCTCCAGAGGGGCCAACTACAAGAGCGTCCTGGCCACCCCCCGCTCCAGCGCCCGCCAGCTGGTGCGCGAGGCTCTGGAGCGTTACGGGCTCAATCCCGACGATTTCGGGCAATTCGCCCTCTGCGACGTGGTGGGGCGGCCCGGGGGCGGCGGCACCGCCGGGGGGGGGTGGCAGGGCGAGCACCTGCGCGAGGTGGGCGACTGGGAGCGGCcgctggtgctgcaggagctctggaagCCCAAGGCGGGGTGGTCGCGGCGCTTCGAGATCCGCCGCAGGCAGGACCTGGAGAGAGCGGGGGACGCTGGCGACGATGGGGACAGCGCCGGTGAGTGGGGACAGTCCCCAGGGCGGTGGCGGAGAGGGTGGCGGGAGCCGGGAGCGGCCCTCGAGGTGGCGGCGGGGTCCTGTCCTCGTTGTGTCCCCGCCCCCGGAGCCGCGGGAGTGTCCTCGGTGGGGGTGACGCCGTTATTGTCACCCCCGGAACCCCCGGAACGTCCCCTGGGGTGGGGGGCATTCCCCCCGCATTCCCACGGTGCCACCCCTCCCGAACGCCACCAACGTCCCCATTCTcgtccctctgtcccctccaccccttccccagggctgcccccCCAACCCCGCCGCCTCCACCGGAACCGCTCCCGGGCGGCCTCGGGGGGTCCCGCGGCCCCTGCCCGCGACTCCCGCGACCCCCGGGACCCGGGCCCCGCCATGCGCCGCAGCATCAGCGACATGAACCTGAGCACGCGGCGGCGACAGCGCAAAGCTCTGAGCCTGGCGGGGGGCGACGCCGCCGCCGGGACCCCCCCCGCGGGACCCCCGGGAGCCTCGGGGACCCCCCCGGACAGCGGGACCCCTCCCGGGGACGGGggtcccagcctggagctgctgtcccagtgCCTGATCCAGCCCCCTCAGGACCGCCCctatttcctgctgctgcagggttaCGGCAAGGAGgtgagaaaaaggagaaaaccccTCAGAAGTGACCACCCCCCCTAAATGAGCCCCCGATCCCAGAGAAACCGCCCCAAGAACgctccaaaaaaacccctgactCCATCCACCTGTAACAATTCCTTTATTGGggtttcctttttctgattttacaccctaaaaaaatctttcccgGGGCTTCCTTTTCCTGACGCCACcacctccaaaaaaaacccccaaaaagtTTTCCCAATTCCTCAAATTTTATCATTTCGtttttcccctccatccccttctTTGCCCCCCAAACCCCCCTTTTTCACCCCAAATTCCCCCCCTGaacccccttttttccccccaggacTTCGTTCTTTACGTCATGACCCGTCCCCAGCACATCTTCGGCCGCCCCGAGCGCCGGGGGGGGGGTCCCGACAAACCGGGGGGGTGCCCCGAAACCCCCCCGCCGACCCCCGAAACCCCCGACGCGCCCCAAAAATCAGATTCGGGGCCGTTTTCGGTGGTCGACACCTTCCTGAACGCCCCCGACATCCTCCCCCGCCACTGCCTCGTGCAGGCCGCCCCCGGGGGAGGGGGCGATCCCGGCGGGGACCCCCCCTCCGCCACCGTGCGGCCTTTTCGGGGCGCCCCCGCCACCCTAAACGGGTCCCCGCTGCTGCGCCGAGCGTCCCTAAACCCAGGCGACcttctggggctgggggagcacatcctgctgctctACAAAGACCCCCGGCTTGGGGAGGGGGCCAGACCCCCGTGGGTGCCGCCCCCCCGCGCCTCCCTGGGGATCctgggtgttttggggtgcGCGGGGTGCGGGAGGAGCCCCCGGGAGAGGCGGGACGTGCTCAGGGGGGCTCTGGAGTCCCCAAAAGCCGAGCTCCGGTACCGCCCCCAGGACGAGGGGACGCTGCTCAGGGACATCCTAAACATGGATTTGGGGGGTGGTCCCGGCGGGGACTCAGGGGAGGGGTCCCCGGGGGGGGACTCGGGGGGAGATCCCGGGGAGGATTTGGGGGCTCTGGCCCCCGCTTtcctcctggggctgtgcctggacCACGCAGCTCGCGAGTTCCCGGCGGGACATTTCCcggagctgctgggcagggtggCTGCCATGCTGCGGGAGACGGTCTGGGTGNNNNNNNNNNNNNNNNNNNNNNNNNNNNNNNNNNNNNNNNNNNNNNNNNNNNNNNNNNNNNNNNNNNNNNNNNNNNNNNNNNNNNNNNNNNNNNNNNNNNNNNNNNNNNNNNNNNNNNNNNNNNNNNNNNNNNNNNNNNNNNNNNNNNNNNNNNNNNNNNNNNNNNNNNNNNNNNNNNNNNNNNNNNNNNNNNNNNNNNNNNNNNNNNNNNNNNNNNNNNNNNNNNNNNNNNNNNNNNNNNNNNNNNNNNNNNNNNNNNNNNNNNNNNNNNNNNNNNNNNNNNNNNNNNNNNNNNNNNNNNNNNNNNNNNNNNNNNNNNNNNNNNNNNNNNNNNNNNNNNGGGGGAGTggggggaagagcaggaaatggGGGATATGGGGGGACATGGATGGGACGTGGTGGGGACATGGGGGATGCTGGGGCCATACTGGGACTGAACTGGACCATACTGGGGCACTGAGGGGGACCCTCGGTCTCTCCCGGCAGGAGAAGATCAAGGAAATCGGAGAACGGCAGCCGGAGAGGTGAGAGAtccccaaaaccaccccaaaacctccccagagacccccccaaaacccctctgGGACCCCCCCCAAGCCCCTCCCAATTTTCGGggtcccccccagccccccggACGGGGACCCCCCCCCTGCCCTGGACCTGGCTGGGGTCACCTCGGACCTGCGGCcgctgctgctctggctggccAACGCCGTGGAGCTGCTGAACCTGGCCCAGGGCCACCTGCAGGCCATGGAGCGGGAGCTGGACATTGAAGGTGGCGCTGGGACATACTGGGACGTACTGGGagggctcctggggctgtgctggggctgctttgGGGTCAGactggggggtttggggggcaTTCCTGCTGGAATTTTGGGCTGATCctggatttggggtgggggaaTCCTGTGGGATTTATGGCTGATCACAGATTCTGGGGCAATTCCTGTGGGATTTAGGGGTTTATCCCAGATTTGGGGTGCTGATCCTGGGGTTTGGGGCTATTCCTGTGGGATTTAGGGGTTTATCCCAGATTTTGGGGGTTTATCCTAGACTTTGGGGGCTGATCCCAGATTTTGGGGTGAATCCTGTGGGATTTAGGGCCGTGCACGGAGCTGGAGCGAGATCTGGAGAGCTGTGACGaggctctgggggtgctggaCGAGGTCATCATGTCCACATTCCAGCAGAGTGTCTATTACCTGACCAAGGTGaccccaaaacccacctggGCACCCCGAGTCTCACCTGGGGATCCCCAAATTCACCTGGGGAAGCCCCAAAATTCACCTGAGTGCACTCCCCAAACCCCTGCAAATTCCCCGACCCCACCCCAAGCATCCCCAAAGCCACCCAGAGACCCCTCAAACCCCTCTGAGACCCCTAAAACCCTTCCCCaaccaccccaaatcccccccaaacCCCTTTCAGACCCCTCTCTAACCCAACCCCCCCTCCCCAGaccctctactcagccctgcCGGCCCTACTGGACACCAACCCGTTTGTGGGGCCGGGGGAGCCGCGGGCGGGGCCGGACCTGGGGGGGGTCCCCGAGGGGCTGCGGCCGCCGCTGGCCGTGTTCAGGGCCGTGCTGGGGCTCACCCGGGACTGTCACCTGCACCCCGACCTGGTGTCCCAAACCTTCGGCTACCTGTTCTTCTTCTCCAACGCCTCGCTCTTCAACACCCTCATGGAGAAAGGTGAGGGGCtcggggggatttgggggggatTTCGGGTGgtttgggggtccctgggggggGATCAATGGCAGGATTTGATTTTGGGGTGACCCCAGGGGGTCCCAGCCCcgccccctcccctctcccccccGCTCCTGTTTCCTGCCTTTGTCCCTAAGTGGGAACTGCCGGAAGCGGCGACATCCGCAGGCAGGAGAGTCCCGAGAAACCCCAAATTGTCCTGAAATCATCCCAAAAGTTAAAAATCACCCCCTCCCCAACAAAGAAACCAGcgaaaaatttaaaaaaaaaaaaaaagtaaacaaaaaaccccacaagaaTCGCTcccacaataaaaaaaaatccccacaaaatgcaagaaaaccaattaaaataaccttaaaaaaataattttaaaatccacccccaaaacctgaaaaattcctttcgaaaataaaaaataaaattaaaaaaaaaagaaaaaatcccacagaattgcaacaaaatagcaaaaaaccgttttagaaataaaaaaaaaaatcacaaaaaatccacaaaaaaatccGAAAAAAGCTCCCCAAATATTCAGGATGTTTTCCGCCCCCCGCAGGCAGCGCAGGCCCGTTCTTCCAGTGGTGGGTGGGGGTCCGGGTCCGCACCAACCTGGACCTGGTGCTGGACGGGCTGGGGGCGCTCGGCCTCGGGGACATCGCCGGCGACTTCTTCCGCAAGCTCTCGGCCACCGCCAACCTCCTGTGCACCCCCCGCggctgcctggagcaggtggggacacctggggacacacctggggacacctcgggacacctggggacacctggggatacctggggacacctggggacacctggggacacctggggatacctggggacacctggggacacctggggacagctggggacagccggggacacctggggacagctggggacacacctggggacaccaggggagattgggggacacctggggacacctggggacacctggggagATCGGGGGGCACCAGggaacacacctggggacacctggggacatcggggacacacctggggggGGAGGGCAGCTGAGGGCCACCTCGGGGGGTGACAGGGAGTGGGACAGCAGCCGGCGGG is a window from the Parus major isolate Abel unplaced genomic scaffold, Parus_major1.1 Scaffold419, whole genome shotgun sequence genome containing:
- the RASIP1 gene encoding ras-interacting protein 1; this encodes MLPEERKEGSPRFGKLHFPVGLWINSPKKRLAKMSRRWPSAGSVRSTSSDTPSRASDPSDPRPAAAAPPPKPKPPRHKRLSHLFHRASATSATSATSASSAAPQGGRWASEKKLAELHDPSGDLLGSGGGAAPSPQQPPCILKIFGGAISRGANYKSVLATPRSSARQLVREALERYGLNPDDFGQFALCDVVGRPGGGGTAGGGWQGEHLREVGDWERPLVLQELWKPKAGWSRRFEIRRRQDLERAGDAGDDGDSAGLPPQPRRLHRNRSRAASGGPAAPARDSRDPRDPGPAMRRSISDMNLSTRRRQRKALSLAGGDAAAGTPPAGPPGASGTPPDSGTPPGDGGPSLELLSQCLIQPPQDRPYFLLLQGYGKEDFVLYVMTRPQHIFGRPERRGGGPDKPGGCPETPPPTPETPDAPQKSDSGPFSVVDTFLNAPDILPRHCLVQAAPGGGGDPGGDPPSATVRPFRGAPATLNGSPLLRRASLNPGDLLGLGEHILLLYKDPRLGEGARPPWVPPPRASLGILGVLGCAGCGRSPRERRDVLRGALESPKAELRYRPQDEGTLLRDILNMDLGGGPGGDSGEGSPGGDSGGDPGEDLGALAPAFLLGLCLDHAAREFPAGHFPELLGRVAAMLRETVWEKIKEIGERQPESPPDGDPPPALDLAGVTSDLRPLLLWLANAVELLNLAQGHLQAMERELDIEGPCTELERDLESCDEALGVLDEVIMSTFQQSVYYLTKTLYSALPALLDTNPFVGPGEPRAGPDLGGVPEGLRPPLAVFRAVLGLTRDCHLHPDLVSQTFGYLFFFSNASLFNTLMEKGSAGPFFQWWVGVRVRTNLDLVLDGLGALGLGDIAGDFFRKLSATANLLCTPRGCLEQATWSRLRAEFPALSPAQLHHVLRHYRLGRGRAAPP